One part of the Nitrospira defluvii genome encodes these proteins:
- a CDS encoding flagellar basal body P-ring protein FlgI encodes MLAFLTLSLFSVSMAHAVRVKDVATIEGVRENQLIGYGLVVGLDRTGDQVIGGQFTIQAMMSMLNKMGINLVIDPIQLLTRNIASVMVTAKLPPFVKPGMTLDAVVSSMANAKSLQGGTLLSTPLKAPNQQVFAVAQGPVSIGGFLGGTGGAGGATVTKNHQAAGVVPAGAIVEKEVAVDIDTWDTVSVLLRHPDFTTAIRTAEAIDGTFGKGTAVPVNAGLVKTTLPSSFHGRVVEYIATMEGLDVSVDVAAKVVVNERTGTVVLGEHVRLSTCAISHGNLTISVKNTLNVSQPPAPVIGSTQGQTTVTPDVQTDVAEEQSRLIVVDQTVTLGEVVRALNAVGVTPRDLVAILSALRAAGALQANLEIV; translated from the coding sequence ATGCTCGCCTTCCTGACTCTGTCGTTGTTCAGCGTGTCGATGGCTCATGCCGTGCGTGTCAAGGATGTGGCCACCATCGAAGGCGTGCGGGAAAACCAATTGATCGGGTATGGTTTGGTGGTCGGTCTGGATCGCACCGGCGACCAGGTCATCGGCGGACAATTTACCATTCAAGCCATGATGTCCATGTTGAATAAGATGGGCATCAACTTGGTCATCGATCCCATCCAATTGCTCACGCGTAACATTGCATCGGTGATGGTCACGGCCAAGCTGCCGCCGTTTGTGAAGCCCGGCATGACGCTCGACGCCGTGGTCTCCTCGATGGCCAATGCGAAGAGTCTGCAAGGCGGCACGTTGCTCTCGACCCCGTTAAAGGCTCCCAACCAGCAGGTCTTTGCCGTCGCTCAAGGGCCGGTCTCCATCGGCGGGTTTCTAGGCGGCACCGGAGGGGCAGGCGGGGCGACGGTCACGAAAAATCATCAGGCGGCAGGGGTGGTTCCCGCCGGCGCCATCGTGGAAAAAGAAGTCGCTGTGGACATCGACACCTGGGACACCGTCTCCGTCTTGCTGCGGCACCCTGACTTCACCACGGCGATTCGCACGGCGGAAGCCATTGACGGGACCTTCGGGAAGGGAACCGCAGTCCCGGTCAATGCGGGGCTGGTCAAGACCACACTTCCCTCATCGTTTCACGGGCGGGTAGTGGAATACATCGCCACGATGGAAGGTCTGGATGTCAGCGTCGACGTCGCCGCGAAGGTCGTAGTGAACGAGCGCACCGGTACCGTGGTACTCGGCGAGCACGTTCGGCTCTCTACCTGCGCGATTTCGCATGGGAACCTCACGATCTCCGTGAAGAACACGTTGAATGTGTCGCAGCCTCCGGCTCCGGTGATCGGCTCGACTCAGGGCCAGACCACCGTCACGCCTGATGTGCAGACGGATGTCGCTGAGGAACAGTCACGGCTGATTGTCGTGGATCAGACGGTGACCCTCGGAGAAGTAGTGCGGGCGCTGAATGCCGTCGGGGTGACCCCACGGGATCTGGTGGCGATCTTGTCGGCCCTCCGCGCCGCCGGTGCCCTTCAAGCGAATCTTGAGATTGTGTAA
- a CDS encoding rod-binding protein, giving the protein MEIRDFLAGQMDLAQMSAAQPAGLERTNGQGQIAQTSTSALHKAGQEFEAYFISYLIKNMRETVPKGLLERKGEQVWYSFYDQEIAKLATQAGGIGITAFVDAYVEKNR; this is encoded by the coding sequence ATGGAAATACGAGATTTTTTGGCCGGTCAGATGGATCTGGCGCAGATGTCCGCCGCCCAACCAGCCGGGCTAGAGCGTACAAATGGGCAGGGCCAGATTGCACAGACATCCACCTCGGCACTGCATAAAGCCGGGCAAGAATTCGAAGCCTACTTTATCTCCTATCTTATTAAAAACATGCGGGAAACTGTTCCGAAAGGCCTTTTGGAACGGAAGGGAGAGCAGGTCTGGTACTCCTTCTACGACCAGGAAATTGCCAAATTGGCGACCCAGGCCGGAGGGATCGGCATTACAGCCTTTGTGGATGCCTATGTGGAAAAAAATCGCTAA
- the flgM gene encoding flagellar biosynthesis anti-sigma factor FlgM, whose product MEISNNGRAADLAKILLGVQETDRTHNKKTASQQTQSQDRVQISERAKELQRLRAAAEQPDAERDARVGQIQQSVEGGTYTVDGKKVADAMIRHVLTDAVL is encoded by the coding sequence ATGGAGATCTCAAACAACGGCCGGGCGGCGGATCTCGCAAAAATTCTGTTGGGCGTTCAGGAAACCGATCGGACGCACAATAAGAAGACCGCATCTCAGCAGACGCAGTCCCAAGACCGCGTCCAGATTTCCGAGCGTGCCAAAGAACTCCAGCGCCTGAGGGCGGCAGCTGAACAGCCGGATGCGGAACGTGATGCCAGAGTCGGCCAGATTCAGCAGTCGGTCGAAGGGGGTACCTACACCGTCGACGGGAAGAAAGTTGCAGATGCCATGATCCGTCACGTCTTGACGGACGCGGTTCTGTAG